A single region of the Lycium barbarum isolate Lr01 chromosome 2, ASM1917538v2, whole genome shotgun sequence genome encodes:
- the LOC132627210 gene encoding GEM-like protein 1 codes for MNPNPNPNPNPNPPSSSVDCRSSDYAPYPKLDPKDVAPPPVSDQSWTHPPSQQPSGPAPISGSAATTMPTDSNPYVTPDPAQPPPSLVKNKMDSVKDVLGNWGKKAAEATKKAEDLAGNMWQHLKTSPSLADAAMGRIAQGTKVLAEGGYEKVFGQTFETLPEEKLLKSYACYLSTSAGPVMGVLYLSTAKLAFCSDNPLSYKVGDQTQYSYYKVVLPVDQLKAVNPSTSKINPAEKYIQIISVDNHEFWFMGFVNYDSAVKNLQGALLGHHS; via the exons ATGAACCCCAACCCAAACCCTAACCCTAACCCTAACCCTCCATCATCATCAGTTGATTGTCGTTCTTCGGATTACGCACCATACCCAAAGCTTGATCCGAAGGACGTGGCTCCACCACCGGTATCTGATCAGAGCTGGACTCATCCTCCCTCTCAGCAGCCTTCCGGACCTGCGCCTATATCTGGCAGCGCTGCAACAACGATGCCTACTGACTCTAATCCCTATGTTACTCCCGACCCTGCTCAACCCCCTCCCTCTTTAGTCAAGA ATAAAATGGATTCAGTTAAGGATGTCCTTGGAAACTGGGGAAAGAAGGCTGCAGAGGCAACTAAGAAGGCTGAGGATCTTGCTGGGAATATGTGGCAGCACT TGAAAACAAGCCCCAGTTTGGCTGATGCCGCTATGGGAAGAATTGCTCAAGGCACAAAGGTCTTGGCAGAGGGTGGTTATGAGAAAGTCTTTGGACAAACATTTGAGACTCTCCCCGAGGAAAAACTTTTGAAGTCATATGCATGCTACTTATCTACTTCTGCTGGTCCAGTCATGGGAGTTCTCTATTTATCCACTGCCAAACTAGCATTTTGTAGCGATAATCCCCTTTCATACAAAGTTGGTGATCAGACACAATATAGCTACTACAAG GTGGTTCTCCCAGTAGATCAACTTAAAGCTGTTAATCCATCAACTAGCAAGATCAATCCAGCTGAGAAGTACATCCAGATTATCTCAGTTGACAATCATGAGTTTTGGTTTATGGGTTTTGTTAACTACGATAGTGCTGTAAAAAATTTGCAAGGTGCTCTGCTGGGTCATCATTCATAG